One segment of Bradyrhizobium sp. WD16 DNA contains the following:
- a CDS encoding glycosyltransferase family 2 protein, translated as MTSRATLQINLHPSDVRHAVWTLDHQLDTWSSQVERTVLTVDTRPSRSGRYRDALYDDNRRKLFHHLEALAARRSGVEIVEVDYSPRAMDAARQRYFPRSDAYPQKAFDGGPFHVYFHGLMTADADYVVHMDSDMLFGGGSQSWLDEAFEWFDKVPEALFAGPLPGPPRHDGALGGLHGSLPGTRPLPAPKRLAAPYPAYRFHSVSTRIFVFNQKRFDTMSGGFDILRPDLRRRLRARLFHQSPSTMPAEEAMTNTLLARELCRVDFLGSGLGLYSLHPPYRSERFYRELPGLIARIVTGDIPEGQRGDYDVNASMIDWTEALRHKTCPRRVARAINALLAH; from the coding sequence ATGACCAGCCGAGCGACCCTGCAGATCAATCTCCATCCCTCCGACGTGCGCCACGCCGTCTGGACGCTGGATCACCAGCTCGACACCTGGAGCAGCCAGGTGGAGCGGACCGTGCTGACCGTCGACACCCGGCCGAGCCGCAGCGGCCGCTATCGCGATGCGTTGTATGACGACAACCGCCGCAAGCTGTTTCACCACCTGGAAGCACTCGCGGCGCGGCGCTCCGGCGTCGAGATCGTCGAGGTCGACTATTCGCCACGGGCCATGGATGCGGCCCGGCAGCGCTACTTCCCCCGGTCGGACGCCTATCCGCAGAAGGCGTTCGACGGCGGCCCGTTCCACGTCTACTTCCACGGCCTGATGACGGCCGACGCCGATTACGTCGTTCACATGGACAGCGACATGCTGTTCGGCGGCGGCAGCCAGAGCTGGCTCGACGAGGCCTTCGAATGGTTCGACAAGGTCCCCGAGGCGTTGTTCGCGGGGCCCCTGCCCGGTCCGCCCCGGCATGATGGCGCGCTCGGCGGCCTTCATGGCTCGCTGCCCGGCACGCGGCCGCTGCCGGCGCCGAAACGCCTCGCCGCACCCTATCCCGCTTACCGCTTCCACAGCGTCAGCACGCGCATCTTCGTCTTCAATCAGAAGCGTTTCGATACCATGTCGGGAGGCTTCGACATCCTGCGTCCCGATCTGCGCCGCCGGCTGCGAGCCCGCCTGTTTCACCAGTCGCCGTCGACCATGCCTGCGGAAGAGGCCATGACCAACACGCTGCTCGCGCGCGAGCTCTGCCGCGTCGACTTCCTCGGCAGCGGCCTCGGCCTCTACTCGTTGCACCCGCCCTATCGCTCCGAGCGTTTCTATCGCGAATTGCCGGGCCTCATCGCCCGCATCGTTACCGGCGATATTCCCGAAGGCCAACGCGGCGATTATGATGTCAATGCGAGCATGATCGACTGGACCGAAGCCTTGCGGCATAAGACCTGCCCCCGCCGCGTCGCCCGCGCCATCAACGCCTTGCTGGCGCACTAG
- a CDS encoding glycosyltransferase gives MAVSIVIAARNAAPFIGATLASAASQGKELGEIIVVDDGSADATAAIVRNVPDRRVRLVSNQGLGVSAARNTGARLASGEWLMFLDADDLLREAALASLCAMAAASPDADVVYGDYDRIDAEGRALGRRRLLKARRKPSGDVLEPLLAGNFIVNGGIMIVRKCVFDRVGGFDETLRFCEDWHCWCRLAAVARFRFLPEIVLDYRVHSANTMSSTQRSPDDFLPAAERVFDEAAIIGRLPASALTKLREAATIHLITYAAAQAVRFRSYGKALAFAARAARRSPSNVLPIALRLVSAGFGL, from the coding sequence ATGGCCGTCTCGATCGTCATAGCCGCACGGAATGCGGCGCCCTTCATCGGCGCGACGCTCGCCAGCGCCGCCAGCCAGGGCAAGGAGCTCGGCGAGATCATCGTCGTCGACGACGGCTCGGCCGACGCCACCGCCGCCATCGTCAGGAACGTTCCCGATCGCCGCGTCCGCCTGGTGAGCAATCAGGGCCTTGGCGTCTCCGCAGCACGCAACACCGGCGCCCGCCTCGCCTCCGGCGAGTGGCTGATGTTTCTCGATGCCGACGACCTGTTGCGCGAGGCCGCGCTCGCCAGCCTGTGCGCCATGGCGGCGGCATCGCCCGACGCGGATGTCGTCTATGGCGACTACGACCGGATCGACGCCGAGGGCCGCGCGCTCGGCCGCCGGCGGCTGCTCAAGGCCCGGCGCAAGCCCTCCGGCGATGTGCTCGAACCATTGCTCGCCGGGAATTTCATCGTCAACGGCGGCATCATGATCGTCCGCAAATGCGTTTTCGACCGGGTCGGCGGCTTCGACGAGACGCTGCGCTTCTGCGAGGACTGGCACTGCTGGTGCCGGCTCGCCGCCGTTGCCAGGTTCCGCTTCCTGCCGGAGATCGTGCTCGATTACCGCGTCCACTCCGCCAATACCATGAGCTCGACCCAGCGGTCGCCGGACGATTTCCTGCCTGCTGCCGAACGGGTGTTCGACGAAGCGGCGATCATCGGGCGGCTGCCGGCCTCGGCGCTCACGAAGCTGCGCGAAGCCGCAACGATTCATCTCATCACCTATGCCGCCGCACAGGCCGTGCGCTTCCGCAGTTACGGCAAGGCGCTGGCCTTCGCCGCGCGAGCGGCCCGCCGGTCGCCATCGAACGTCTTGCCGATCGCCTTGCGTCTCGTCTCGGCCGGCTTCGGCCTCTGA
- a CDS encoding SDR family oxidoreductase — MDLHLRGKRVLITGASKGIGAAAAEAFAEEGSHLHLAARNAEALELLARRLRDAHEVEVTVHAVDLRRPDDLAALAESAGKVDILVNNAGDIPGGSLETVDEATWRHAWDLKVFGYINLTRLIYARMKRRGHGVIINDIGSAGERFDANYIVGSAGNAALMAFTRALGGSSLNDNIRVVGINPGPVATDRVLALSRRQALARFGDENRYREILAGLPLGRPAKPREIADMMAFLASERSGYTSGVIITIDGGLCAGGGR, encoded by the coding sequence ATGGATCTTCATCTGCGCGGCAAGCGCGTGCTCATCACCGGCGCCTCCAAGGGAATCGGTGCCGCCGCCGCCGAGGCGTTCGCCGAGGAAGGCAGTCACCTGCACCTCGCGGCGCGCAACGCCGAAGCGCTGGAACTGCTGGCGCGGCGGCTGCGGGATGCGCATGAGGTCGAGGTCACGGTGCATGCCGTCGATCTTCGCCGGCCCGACGATCTCGCCGCCCTGGCGGAATCCGCCGGCAAGGTCGATATCCTGGTCAACAATGCCGGAGACATTCCAGGCGGCTCGCTCGAGACGGTCGACGAGGCGACCTGGCGTCACGCCTGGGATCTCAAGGTGTTCGGCTATATCAACCTGACGCGCCTCATCTATGCCCGGATGAAGCGGCGCGGCCACGGCGTCATCATCAACGACATCGGCTCGGCGGGCGAGCGCTTCGACGCCAATTACATCGTCGGCAGTGCCGGCAATGCCGCGCTGATGGCCTTCACCCGTGCCCTCGGCGGCAGCAGCCTGAACGACAACATTCGCGTCGTCGGCATCAATCCCGGCCCGGTTGCCACCGACCGGGTGCTGGCGCTGTCCAGGCGGCAGGCCCTGGCCCGCTTCGGCGACGAAAACCGCTATCGCGAAATCCTCGCCGGCCTTCCACTGGGCCGGCCGGCCAAGCCGCGCGAGATCGCCGACATGATGGCCTTTCTCGCCTCCGAGCGCTCCGGCTATACCAGCGGCGTCATCATCACCATCGATGGCGGTCTCTGCGCCGGCGGCGGACGATAA
- a CDS encoding zinc-binding dehydrogenase — MKAFVFGAGGAVIAEVPQPAPTGVQVQVRVRACGLNRADIGMSKGHAHGAAGGVGAVLGMEWAGEVAALGPEARGVGIGDRVMGSGQAAFAEYTLADHGRLFKIPDGMDFEEAASLPLALTTMHNAIVTNGALQSGQSVLIQGASAGVGLMAQQIAKAKGASLVIGSSTDPGRRGRLTEFGADLTIDSSDPGWVDKVLEATAGRGVDLVIDQISGKVASQNLRATRVLGRIINVGRLGGAHADFDFDTHAARRIHYIGVTFRSRSIEEIRDIFTAVRADLWPAVEARRLRLPIDRVFAFDEIADAFARMEANRHFGKIVIRF; from the coding sequence ATGAAGGCCTTCGTCTTTGGCGCCGGCGGCGCCGTCATCGCCGAGGTGCCGCAGCCGGCTCCGACCGGGGTCCAGGTGCAGGTGCGGGTGAGAGCCTGCGGCCTGAACCGTGCCGATATCGGCATGTCCAAAGGCCATGCCCATGGTGCGGCCGGCGGCGTCGGCGCCGTACTCGGCATGGAATGGGCGGGTGAGGTCGCGGCGCTCGGCCCCGAGGCGCGCGGCGTCGGCATCGGCGACCGCGTCATGGGATCGGGCCAGGCGGCCTTTGCCGAATACACCCTGGCCGATCACGGCCGCCTGTTCAAAATTCCCGACGGCATGGACTTCGAGGAGGCGGCGAGCCTGCCGCTGGCCCTCACCACCATGCACAACGCGATCGTGACCAATGGCGCCTTGCAGAGCGGGCAATCGGTGCTGATCCAGGGCGCGAGCGCCGGTGTCGGGCTGATGGCCCAGCAGATCGCCAAGGCCAAGGGCGCCTCGCTCGTGATCGGCTCCTCGACCGATCCCGGCCGCCGCGGCCGGTTGACCGAGTTCGGCGCCGACCTCACCATCGATTCCAGCGACCCCGGCTGGGTCGACAAGGTGCTGGAGGCGACCGCAGGGCGCGGCGTCGATCTCGTCATCGACCAGATCTCGGGCAAGGTCGCGAGCCAGAACCTGCGCGCCACCCGCGTGCTCGGCCGCATCATCAATGTCGGCCGCCTCGGCGGAGCCCATGCGGATTTCGATTTCGACACCCATGCGGCGCGGCGCATCCATTACATCGGCGTGACTTTCCGCAGCCGCTCGATCGAGGAAATCCGGGACATCTTCACTGCGGTTCGCGCCGATCTCTGGCCCGCCGTGGAAGCGCGCCGGCTGCGGCTGCCGATCGATCGCGTTTTCGCCTTCGACGAGATCGCCGACGCCTTCGCCCGGATGGAAGCCAACCGGCATTTCGGCAAGATCGTGATCCGGTTCTGA
- a CDS encoding cation-efflux pump, whose amino-acid sequence MEVASPSKTRVAAISVVASASMAAAKFIVGIAIGSLALISEAVHSSIDLVATIITWAVVRVSDKPADAEHHYGHGKLESLSALGVIAMLYVLAGGIVVEAFGRLREGVAPASVSALPFAVLLLDIAVNLWRARALHKAARETQSQALEADALHFASDVLGSVAVIIGLALFAFGFPWGDAAAAIAIAVMIALLGLRLARSTLETLLDRAPDGVPEAADAAIRAVSGVLDIERLRVRMVGPTYFIDAIVKVPRTYSIDRIETIKQNAHAAVSKALGSADLIFTAVPVARDNESVRERIMVIARNRGLAIHHVTVHDLGERLTVSIDLEVDGAMALDAAHAITQQLEQAIRDDFGPDVEVDTHIEPLEPELPHGVDAAESQIARITAALARLAADNGAVHDVHNVRVRDTADGQIVNFHCRTSPSMSVSDAHNHVDEVERNLRREFPEVKRVISHAEPAL is encoded by the coding sequence ATGGAAGTCGCCAGCCCGTCAAAGACCAGAGTCGCCGCCATCTCCGTCGTCGCCAGCGCCAGCATGGCGGCGGCGAAATTCATCGTCGGCATTGCCATCGGCAGTCTCGCGCTGATTTCGGAAGCGGTTCACAGCTCGATCGACCTCGTCGCCACCATCATCACCTGGGCGGTGGTGCGTGTCTCGGACAAGCCGGCCGACGCGGAACACCATTACGGCCACGGCAAGCTGGAGAGCCTGTCGGCGCTCGGCGTTATCGCCATGCTCTATGTGCTGGCCGGCGGCATCGTCGTCGAGGCGTTCGGCCGGCTGCGCGAAGGTGTCGCGCCGGCCAGCGTATCGGCACTCCCCTTCGCCGTCCTGCTGCTCGACATTGCGGTCAACCTGTGGCGCGCCCGGGCGCTGCACAAGGCGGCGCGGGAGACCCAGAGCCAGGCGCTCGAGGCCGATGCGCTGCATTTCGCTTCCGACGTGCTCGGCTCGGTCGCAGTGATAATCGGCCTCGCCCTGTTCGCCTTCGGCTTCCCCTGGGGCGATGCGGCGGCGGCGATCGCCATCGCCGTCATGATCGCGCTGCTCGGCCTGCGGCTGGCACGATCGACCCTCGAGACGCTGCTCGACCGAGCCCCGGACGGCGTTCCGGAAGCCGCCGACGCCGCCATTCGCGCCGTCTCCGGCGTGCTCGACATCGAGCGGCTGCGCGTTCGCATGGTCGGTCCGACCTATTTCATCGACGCCATCGTCAAGGTGCCGCGCACCTATTCGATCGACCGGATCGAGACCATCAAGCAGAACGCCCATGCGGCTGTCAGCAAGGCGCTCGGCAGCGCTGATCTGATCTTCACTGCCGTTCCGGTCGCCCGCGACAACGAGAGCGTGCGCGAGCGCATCATGGTGATCGCACGCAATCGCGGCCTCGCCATTCATCACGTCACCGTCCACGATCTCGGCGAACGCCTCACCGTCAGCATCGACCTCGAAGTTGATGGCGCGATGGCGCTCGACGCGGCCCACGCCATCACCCAGCAGCTCGAACAGGCAATCCGCGACGATTTCGGTCCCGATGTGGAAGTCGATACCCATATCGAGCCGCTCGAGCCCGAACTGCCCCACGGCGTCGACGCAGCGGAGAGCCAGATTGCGCGGATCACCGCCGCCCTCGCCCGCCTCGCGGCGGACAATGGAGCCGTTCACGACGTCCACAATGTCCGCGTCCGCGACACCGCGGACGGACAGATCGTCAATTTTCATTGCCGGACGTCGCCGTCGATGAGCGTCAGCGACGCGCACAATCACGTCGACGAGGTCGAACGCAATCTGCGGCGCGAATTCCCCGAAGTGAAGCGCGTCATCAGTCACGCTGAACCGGCGCTTTGA